Genomic DNA from Chthoniobacterales bacterium:
GCTTTCCAACCTCGTCGGCAACGCGGTGAAGTTCACCGAAGCGGGCAGCGTCGTGGTCTCCGGCCGGCTCGTCTGGCTGGAAGGCAGCGAAATGACGATGGAGTTTCTCGTGCGCGACACCGGCATCGGAATCGAGAAAGAAAAGCTCGCGCATCTCTTCGAGCCGTTCATGCAGGCGGACAGCTCGATGTCGCGTCGCTACGGTGGCGCCGGGCTTGGTCTCGCGATCTGCCGTCGACTGGTCAATGCCATGGGCGGAAAAATCTCCGTCTCGAGTGAGCCGGGGTGGGGGACGACCTTTGCCCTGACGGTGCGGCTACAGCGCGACGCGGCGAAACCCGGCGATCCTCCACCGCAGTTCCCGGGCCGCCGCATCGTGGTCGCGGAGGCGAACGACGCCCTGCGCACGGCGCTTCTCGAGCAACTTGCCTCGTTCGGTGTGGAGACGGCGGGCTGCGCGTCGCTGGCCGGAGTTCATGCCGCTTTCGACGACGAGAAGGCCGTCGATCTCGTCGTCATCGACTCGATGCTCACGGACGATCCGACCGGGCTGGCCGACTACGCCGCCGCCGCGAATATTCCCGTCCTGCAGCTCGTGCCCCTCGGCGTGCCAGCCTCGGAACAGCCGCCAAACCTGCCCGGCGAATGGGGCCGCCTCGCGAAACCCGTGCATGCGAACGCCCTCGTCGGAGCGCTCTCGGCCATCTTCTCCGAGCGGGCTCTGCCAGGCAAGATCCCCATTTCGGAATCGGCGGAGGAAAGCCTGCTCTCCGCCGCGAATCCGCGCTCGACGCGCATCCTCGTCGTCGAGGACAACGTGGTGAACCAGAAGCTGATCCGGCGCATGCTCGCCAGCCTCGGCTTTGTGGCCGAGGTCGTGGACGGCGGCGAGAAGTGTCTCGAGGTTTGTTCGCAGACGGCGTTCGACCTGATCTTCATGGACATCCAGATGCCCGGCCTCGATGGCCTCGAGACGACCGCGAGACTGCGGAAACGAGGCGACCAGGCCTGGATCGTCGCGCTCACGGCCCACGTCATGAAAGAGCAACGTGACGAATGCGTGGCCGTCGGCATGAACGACTTTCTGGCGAAGCCGATTCGGAGGGAGGCGCTGCGTGCCGTGCTCGTGACCTTTCTCGGCGGCGTGCCGGCCTCCTCGTAGCCGCAAGTTTTT
This window encodes:
- a CDS encoding response regulator, which encodes LSNLVGNAVKFTEAGSVVVSGRLVWLEGSEMTMEFLVRDTGIGIEKEKLAHLFEPFMQADSSMSRRYGGAGLGLAICRRLVNAMGGKISVSSEPGWGTTFALTVRLQRDAAKPGDPPPQFPGRRIVVAEANDALRTALLEQLASFGVETAGCASLAGVHAAFDDEKAVDLVVIDSMLTDDPTGLADYAAAANIPVLQLVPLGVPASEQPPNLPGEWGRLAKPVHANALVGALSAIFSERALPGKIPISESAEESLLSAANPRSTRILVVEDNVVNQKLIRRMLASLGFVAEVVDGGEKCLEVCSQTAFDLIFMDIQMPGLDGLETTARLRKRGDQAWIVALTAHVMKEQRDECVAVGMNDFLAKPIRREALRAVLVTFLGGVPASS